In Bos indicus x Bos taurus breed Angus x Brahman F1 hybrid chromosome 1, Bos_hybrid_MaternalHap_v2.0, whole genome shotgun sequence, a single window of DNA contains:
- the TRA2B gene encoding transformer-2 protein homolog beta isoform X1: MSDSGEQNYGERESRSASRSGSAHGSGKSARHTPARSRSKEDSRRSRSKSRSRSESRSRSRRSSRRHYTRSRSRSRSHRRSRSRSYSRDYRRRHSHSHSPMSTRRRHVGNRANPDPNCCLGVFGLSLYTTERDLREVFSKYGPIADVSIVYDQQSRRSRGFAFVYFENVDDAKEAKERANGMELDGRRIRVDFSITKRPHTPTPGIYMGRPTYGSSRRRDYYDRGYDRGYDDRDYYSRSYRGGGGGGGGWRAAQDRDQIYRRRSPSPYYSRGGYRSRSRSRSYSPRRY, encoded by the exons ATGAGCGACAGCGGCGAGCAGAACTACGGAGAGCGG GAATCCCGTTCTGCTTCCAGAAGTGGAAGTGCTCATGGATCTGGGAAATCTGCAAGGCATACCCCTGCAAGGTCTCGCTCCAAGGAAGATTCCAGGCGTTCCAGATCAAAGTCCAGGTCCAGATCTGAATCTAG GTCTAGATCCAGAAGAAGTTCTCGGAGGCATTATACAAGGTCACGATCTCGGTCCCGGTCCCATAGAAGATCTCGTAGCAGATCTTACAGCAGAGATTATCGAAGACGGCATAGCCACAGTCATTCTCCCATGTCTACCCGCCGGCGTCATGTTGGGAATCGG gcAAATCCTGATCCCAACTGTTGTCTTGGAGTATTTGGATTGAGCTTGTACACTACAGAAAGAGATCTAAGAGAAGTGTTCTCTAAATATGGCCCAATTGCTGATGTATCTATTGTATATGACCAGCAATCTAGACGTTCAAGAGGATTTGCCTTTGTATACTTTGAAAATGTAGATGATGCCAAGGAA GCAAAAGAGCGTGCCAATGGAATGGAGCTTGATGGACGTAGGATCAGAGTTGACTTCTCCATAACGAAAAGACCACATACTCCAACACCAGGAATTTACATGGGGAGACCTACCTA TGGCAGCTCACGCCGTCGAGATTACTATGACAGAGGATATGATCGAGGCTATGATGATCGGGACTATTATAGCAGATCGTACAG gggtggaggaggaggagggggaggatggAGAGCTGCTCAAGACAGGGATCAGATATACAG AAGACGGTCACCTTCTCCCTACTATAGTCGTGGAGGATACAGATCACGTTCCAGATCTCGATCATACTCACCTc gtCGCTATTAA
- the TRA2B gene encoding transformer-2 protein homolog beta isoform X2 produces the protein MSTRRRHVGNRANPDPNCCLGVFGLSLYTTERDLREVFSKYGPIADVSIVYDQQSRRSRGFAFVYFENVDDAKEAKERANGMELDGRRIRVDFSITKRPHTPTPGIYMGRPTYGSSRRRDYYDRGYDRGYDDRDYYSRSYRGGGGGGGGWRAAQDRDQIYRRRSPSPYYSRGGYRSRSRSRSYSPRRY, from the exons ATGTCTACCCGCCGGCGTCATGTTGGGAATCGG gcAAATCCTGATCCCAACTGTTGTCTTGGAGTATTTGGATTGAGCTTGTACACTACAGAAAGAGATCTAAGAGAAGTGTTCTCTAAATATGGCCCAATTGCTGATGTATCTATTGTATATGACCAGCAATCTAGACGTTCAAGAGGATTTGCCTTTGTATACTTTGAAAATGTAGATGATGCCAAGGAA GCAAAAGAGCGTGCCAATGGAATGGAGCTTGATGGACGTAGGATCAGAGTTGACTTCTCCATAACGAAAAGACCACATACTCCAACACCAGGAATTTACATGGGGAGACCTACCTA TGGCAGCTCACGCCGTCGAGATTACTATGACAGAGGATATGATCGAGGCTATGATGATCGGGACTATTATAGCAGATCGTACAG gggtggaggaggaggagggggaggatggAGAGCTGCTCAAGACAGGGATCAGATATACAG AAGACGGTCACCTTCTCCCTACTATAGTCGTGGAGGATACAGATCACGTTCCAGATCTCGATCATACTCACCTc gtCGCTATTAA